A segment of the Deinococcus reticulitermitis genome:
TGGGTGTGCTCGACCGCCTGATGCGGCACGGCGAACAACTCGCCGCAGCGGGCGAAGTGGGGGGCGTGATTGAGGTGCCGGGCACCCATGTGTCAGAAGTTCCCCCAGCCGCCTTTGTTCCCGTCCCCGGCGTCCCTCTCAACCAGATTCTGTACGGCCCGCCGGGCACCGGCAAAACCTACCGCGTGGTGGACGAGGCGCTGTCGGTCCTTGACCCGGCCTTCCTGGCCGCCCACCCCGGCAGCGAGGGCCGCGCGGCGCGCAAGTCCCGCTACGACGAACTGGCCGCGCAGGGCCAGATTTCCTTCGTCACCTTTCACCAGTCGTTCGGCTACGAGGACTTTATCGAAGGCATCAAGCCGGTGATGTCGGGCGGGTCGCTCTCCTATGTCCTGCAAGACGGCGTCTTTCTGGAGGCCGTGCGGGCGGCGGGCGGTGACCTCGCGGCGGCGTCCCCGGCAGCGCAGGCAGTCTCCCCGCCAACGCCGGAGCCGACGGTACGGGCGGGCGCGCAGGTGTGGCGGATTTACATCGACGGCGCGGCTCCGGTCAGCCAAATCCGGGAACGGAGCCTCGCACGGGGCGAGATGCGGGTGGGCAGTTGGGGGGGCGCGGTGCAGGACCTGACCGGCCAGTCCTACGACGGCCTCAGCGAGCAGCAAATCCTGTTCCGGGACGGCGTGCGCGTCGGTGACCTGGTGGTGCTGGCGACCGGTGCAGACCGGATGGGCGGCGTGGGCGTGGTCACCGGCGAGTACCGCTTCGACCCCGCTGAACCCATCTTCGCCACCGACTATGCCCACGCCCGCCCGGTGCGGTGGCTGGCGACAGGTCTGAATCTGGGAGCCACCGCCACCCTCGGAAAATCTTTTTCTCAGCAAACCATCCAGCGGGTGGCAGGCGTCACGCCCGAGCAGGTCCTGGCGGCCCTGAAGCTTCCCACGGCCACGGAGGAAGCATCCATGCCCCATACCCCAGGTCAGCGGCCCCACGTCCTGATCATCGACGAGATCAACCGGGGCAACATCTCCAAGATCTTCGGCGAGCTGATCACGCTGCTCGAAAGCGGCAAGCGGGCCGGGGCGTCCGAGGCCCTCACCGTGACCCTGCCGCTCAGCCGCCGCCCCCTCGCGGTGCCGCAGAGCCTGTACGTGATCGGCACCATGAACACCGCCGACCGCAGCCTGACCCTGCTGGACGCCGCGCTGCGGAGGCGCTTCGTGTTCCGGCCCGTGTGGCCGCAACCGGAAGTGTTGCCGGTGCTCGACATCGGCGGGACGGCCCTCGACCTGCGCAAGTTCCTGCACGTCATCAACGACCGCATCGAGCGCCTGCTGGGCCGCGAGCAGGTCATCGGGCACGCCTATCTGCTGGGGCTGCCCGCCACGCTGGGCGGGGTGGCCAGTGCCGTGCGCGAGCGCATCCTGCCGCTGCTCGAAGAGTATTTCTTCGAGGACTGGAGCAAGATCCGCGAGGTGCTGGCCGACGAGGACAAGGCCGAGGAGTTGCAGTTTATTCATAGGGTGAAGTCGGGGAGCGAGACCCGCTACCGACTCAACCCGGCGGCCTTCGAGAATATCGAGGCGTTTACTGGCGTGTACGACCGGGTCAGCGATGCCGACTTCCCCTTCGGGGCCTGATGCCGGGGCTGCCCCCCAAGGACAGGCACTGGCAGGTGCGCGAACACGACACCCTGGTGCGCGGGGGACATGACCCAGCTTGGACTCCTAACATCACGGCCCTGCACTCAGAGGCTTTTGACGCCGTACAGGATGTCCTGCTCGACCCGCGCTACGAGCTGAACCCGGTCGCCACCCCCACGCGCCTGGGAGGCCGCAGCGCCCTCAAGCTGACGCAGTGGGTGGGCGTGCTGCGTGCCCCGGACGGCACGACCGTCGAAATCCTGCCGAAGACCCACGAACGGCCCGGTGGACGCAGCGGGGCCGATTCGCTGGAACGCAGCCGGGGCCTGCTGCTGCGGATGCTCTCTGCCACCGACGAGCGCTTCCGCGTGGCCCCGCCCGCCGAGTTGCAAACGGCCCGGATGCCGCTGTACGAGGTCATCATCCGGTATGTCCTCGAAGGCATCCGGGCCGCTGTGCGCCGGGGCATTCCCCACGACTACGTGCCCGTGCAGGAGGAACGCGCCGGGCTGCGGGGGCGTCTCGACCTGCCCCGGCAGATGCGCCAGCCTCCCCACCGTGCCCACCTGCTGCACGTCGCCTACGACGAATTCCTGCCCGACCGGCCCGAAACCCGGCTGACCCGGCTGGCGGTAGGGCGCCTGGCCGCGCTGACCCGCGTACCCGCGAGCCAGCGGCTGGCGCGTGAGCTTCTGCATGCCCTCGACGAGGTGCCGCCGAGCCGCAATGTGACGCTGGATTTCGCGGCCTGGCGACTGGGCCGGGGGCACGCGCATTTCGCGCCGCTGGAAGGCCTGTGCCGAATGGTGCTGTACGAACTCAATCCCGTGGTCTCTGGTCCACAGTCCCAGGCCCAGGCGCTGCTGTTCGACATGAACGCGGTCTACGAGGCCTACGTGGCCCGGTTGCTCCGCCGTCTCTATCCCGGGTGGCAAGTCGAGACCCAGGTGACCGGGCGGGCACTGGGTCACGCAGGCGGGGTTCCAGCCTTCATGCTGCGCCCCGATTTGCTCATTCGCACCCCGGGCGGCGAGGTCGTCGTCGCCGACACCAAATGGAAGCGCCTGAAGCCCGGCAAAGCCCCCACCTATGACGTGTCCAATGCGGACGCCTACCAGATGAGTGCTTACAGTCAGGTGTTCCAGAGCGGCGCGGCGGGATCTGAGCAGCAGCTGTGGCTGATCTATCCCCGGCTGCCTGGCCTGCCACCTGTCAGCGAACCGATTCGTATGGATTCGGGCCGCACTCTGCGCATCGTGACCGTGGACCTAGAGCGGGCGAGTGGCGAGGACCAGTGGCCGGCGGAGCCGCTGGGCACTGGAGTGCAGGAGAGTGGATTCAGTTGAGTTGGCAGTGTTTTGCCAGCTCCTGCTGTCCGGAGCAGGACGTGCCCGGAGCCCCCGATGGCCCACGCAATACGGCTTGATCTCTCGCGGAGCCAGGGGTATTGGTCCGCCACGCCGGGCGCGGTGCCCTGAGCATTCAGCGGCGCGTTGGGGGGAAGCGTGGGCACGCCGCTGCGGTCCACGTAGGCGTTGATCTCGGCGAGGCGCTGCGCATCCGGAACAGGCTGGTGCGCGTCCCCCGACGGCGCAAGCACGAGCGACTGGGCTTCGAGGCTCAGCCCGCTGAGGTTCAGCGAACTCAGGGTCGGGGTGAGGGACTGGGCGCTGAGCCGGGCGGGCGCGGGGGCCGGGGCGTCGGGGACCGGGGGAAGCGTGGTCTGGCTACAGGCCGCGAGAAAGGCGACGCTGAGCAGACCCAGCGCACGGAAAAGGGCAGTGTTCATGACAACTCCTGGGGAACAAACGCGGACACGCGCCCCTGCTACGGGGCGCGTGTCAGAAAAAGCGGTGAATGAAGGGCGGAGAATCAGTTGCATCCATGAGTCTGCGATTCACTCGGGAGCGTCAACCCGACATCAAGTTGGAGGAGTCGCCACCAGTGGCTGAAATACGGCACCTTCCGCACGAAACGCAACACCGCCAGGGCCACCAGGTCAGCATCGCTGACCTTCTCGTGGGCATATCAACTTGGCGGGAAGACGTGGCGCGATGACCTCGGAGAGGATGACCAGGGCTTGCTGGATGGGCAGGACACTGAAATCGGGACGGTCCATTGTACCCGTCCCTTCCGCATTTCTCCCCCCGCCCTGTCAACCCCTAATCACCGTGTTTCCTTTCGGGGATGAGGTCGGGAGCTGAACAACCCGGAACGCTTGCCTTCAGCTCGACCCTTGGGGGATGGGAGATTTCGCCCAGTTTTGTCGTCTGGAAGCGGCTTAACAGGTTGGGGATGAGCTATCGCGTGCCCATCCCCCTGGGGATAGGCATACCTTTCCTTCCGGGCAGAGGGCCATCACGCGGGACAACTGGTGCTGACCGAGACTGCCCGGTGGCCTGACGCTCCGAAGCCGACGACTTCAAAGAGGGAGAGCAAAAGCCAGACTGCTCCAGCCTGCGCCGAGGCTCATGGAAGTTCATGGCGAATCAGGATGTGAGGGCCTCTTCCACCGCAACAGGGCGTTCGTGGAAGAGGTTGGGCCGTACTGGGTTGTTAAGACGGAGGGTATTGAGCTAGCTGTTCTCCTTTAGTGGCCCCTTCGTGGCCGGGATGTAGGCGGAAGGCGAGAGGCCGTTAGGTGGATGAGGAGATGTAGAGGGAGGAACGGCCTAACCTCGCCTCTACAGCCCGGAAGGTGGGCCACGGTTGCGGACCACTTGGGAGGAGCGGAGGCTTACGCGAGCGGTGCGCCATCGAGGTTCTCCCACATGGTACCCAGGCGGGCACCAGGGCTGCGTTCTGCGTCGCGCAGCGCCCTGAAGTGACCGAGACACAGGAGAGACGACGTTGGCCTCTCTGGGGACAACCTGTTGCCACCGTAACCGGGGCAGACGCCCATGCCGCAGGCGGGCCAAGAGGTAATCCTCAGCAGCGTCGAGCCGTTGCTGACGCAGAGCGGCGCGGCTATACCGCAGAACGTCCTTACGGTTGGGTCGCGCCGCACGCTCGTCGGCAGGACGGGACAAGTACTCTGCAAGAGTCCAAAGCTGTCTCGTCGTCTCTATCGCCGTCGCGTGAATGCGGCCATAGGTTCCCAAGGCCAGGGGCACGTCGCCTGCGGGCAGCGCCACGGCCACATGCAGGTGGGAGTGCCCGCTCCGGCCCCGGGCCGCACGCACCAGTGCAGGCTGCTGGGAGAAGAGTCGCTGCATCTCAGCTTGCCCTAGCTCACGGACGCAGCCGTAAAAATCAGGCATCCGGGGCAAAGGGACGACTACGTGCCAGAGCTGGCGCCCGGACAGTGTCCAGAGCCTTGGAAAGACTCCACTGCCGAAGTCGATCAGCCGTTGTGCCCCCCGGCGGCGTTTGGCTGTCGTATCCGTCACTGCATCGGGCAGCCAGCCATTCGCCCGGCGTTCGGGGCGAGCGGTCTGGTAGCCGTAGGTGTGTGGATGCGTGCTGTATTCGGCCAGCAGGGGCATGGCGGGACTCCGGTAGACGAAGCGCCTCCCAGCCCCCAGGCCGCCAGGTGGCGCCGGGAGCGGCAATGCGCTATGGAAAAGACCGACCTCGTGGCCGGTCCCATGTGGTGGACGTGGGTTGGGGCCTACTCGCCTTGCAGGAAGTGCTGCACGGCCTCGCGCGGAATCAGGTAACGGCGGCCCACGCGGACGCTGCGGAGCCGTCCGCAGCGCAGCAGGGCGTTGATGGTGTTCTTGGAGAGTTGCAGCAGCGGCTCCAGTTCCTTGGGGCTATAAACCAGCTTGTCCTGCGTGGATTCCGTCATGGGTGTGCTCCTTGTGGCGCACAGCGTCCCACGGTGATATGTCACGGTAAAGATTTTCGTGGACCATTACACCCTACAATCTCGTAAATGTCCGATTCCATCAGCATTTTCTGCCACTGGAGCGCCCAGTTCAGCGTGGAATATGTCCCCCCCGCCAGCCTGGACGAGGAGGGACAGTTGCGCTTTACCCCGGTCAAAGTGCGGGGCAAGCCACAGCTCAAGGAGTGGTTCACGACTTGGCACCGCCAATCTC
Coding sequences within it:
- a CDS encoding McrC family protein, encoding MPGLPPKDRHWQVREHDTLVRGGHDPAWTPNITALHSEAFDAVQDVLLDPRYELNPVATPTRLGGRSALKLTQWVGVLRAPDGTTVEILPKTHERPGGRSGADSLERSRGLLLRMLSATDERFRVAPPAELQTARMPLYEVIIRYVLEGIRAAVRRGIPHDYVPVQEERAGLRGRLDLPRQMRQPPHRAHLLHVAYDEFLPDRPETRLTRLAVGRLAALTRVPASQRLARELLHALDEVPPSRNVTLDFAAWRLGRGHAHFAPLEGLCRMVLYELNPVVSGPQSQAQALLFDMNAVYEAYVARLLRRLYPGWQVETQVTGRALGHAGGVPAFMLRPDLLIRTPGGEVVVADTKWKRLKPGKAPTYDVSNADAYQMSAYSQVFQSGAAGSEQQLWLIYPRLPGLPPVSEPIRMDSGRTLRIVTVDLERASGEDQWPAEPLGTGVQESGFS
- a CDS encoding excisionase family DNA-binding protein, coding for MTESTQDKLVYSPKELEPLLQLSKNTINALLRCGRLRSVRVGRRYLIPREAVQHFLQGE